Below is a window of Staphylococcus succinus DNA.
CACCTGTGACTTCACTCTCACCAACATAGCGAAAATTCCCTAAATCGTATGTGTAACCAATATTGAGACCTATCGCAGTCGTATCATTTAAAAAAGATAAAATGTTGTTTATCTTTCCTGACTGTTGCGTTTGATCATTTTCAACCATAAAATTAAATGCTTGTTGATTAATCATCTTTAAATTCCGTAACTGTGATTTCTCTTGGTAATTACCAATCGTCATTTTTACATGTGTCGCTTTAAGCTTTTTTGCTTCATCAAAATATTGTGAAATAGCAGGATTCAATTTCCCACTGTCTAAAAAAATAGCATCTGGTACGCTATAAAAAATTGTAATTTTATTTCTCTCACAAAATTTAGTAATAGCTGTAATTTCGCTATCAATATCCTTAAAATACTCTCTCCTAAGTTCAATATTGTTAAAACCCATGTCGACAATATAGTCGAATAATTCAAGTTGTGTTAATCCAAAATTTATTTTCTCTTGAGCAACAAGCATGTTAAAAACTAAACCATTACTATTCATATCATCAGCCCTTTATCTCGAATTTGGTAAACCGGTTTTCTAAACTCAATTATCATAGTAAACCGGTTTACTATTAATGTCAACGCTTACATTTAGTCTTTTTCAAACAACAATGTTAAAATTTGATATGATTAATAGAGATTCCATTGGAAGGATTGAACGTATAATGGAGAAAAAAACAACTATTTCTGACGTGGCAAAATTTGTAGGCGTTTCGAAATCAACTGTGTCCCAATACATTAACGGCAACCATCAAAAGATGTCAGCAGACACGAGAGAGAAAATCAGAAAAGCAATTCGAACTTTAAATTATCGTCCGAGTAAGCAAGCACAATTTCTAACTACTAGAAAAAGCAACTTAATTGGCGTCGTCGTCGCTGATATTTCTAATATGTATTCATCATTACTGCTTAAGGGTATCAGCCAATATTTTGAACATACCAATTACCATTTAATTATTGTGGAAGCAGCAAATTCAGAGATAAAAGAACAGAAAATACTTCAAAAATTAGTGGATCAAAATGTGGAAGGTATTATTATTCAACCATCTAATGATAATTCTACAAATTACCAATTTATCGCTAATAATCAAATACCTATGGTCTTAGTAGATCGTGAAATAGAAGATAGTCCTTGGGCATCAATCACAACAGATAACGAGTCAATTGTTACAAAAGTCATGTCATCCATAGTTGAAAAACATTATAAAAATGTCATTGTCGTTTCCCAACCAATCCATCGCGTGAATACTAGGGAAAAACGCTACAACACTATAGTCGATGTCGCTAGGTTAAATCAACTCAACGTAAAGCTCATAGAAATAGACGAATCGCATTATTTAGATATCGACCAAATTACAAAAATATCTAAAACGGGTAAGACAGTAATCTTTGCACTAAATGGTACTGTGTTAATGGACACAATCAAACTACTGAATGACAATCATTTAACTATACCTGATGATATAGGCATGACTGGATTTGACGACTTTAATGTTACTGAAATCATTAGTCCAGGTATTACGAGTATCAATCAACCTTCTAAATTGATTGGGGAAACCGTAGCAAAATGTCTTGACCAAATATTGAATGGAACTCCACTTGTTGATTTAAAGGTTCAAACAGTTATTAAATCTGAAATTCATTGGAGAAATTCATTATAAAAACCTTCTCTGTGTTTATACTTCTTAATTACATAAATATCTTATACTTTTATTTATAGGCATACTTAAATCTTCTTCAGTTATGACTGAATGATTAACTTTATATTTCACAAACCAAGTTAATCATTCACTGCGTTTATTAATGTTATTCAATCCATTACAGACACGTGCGAGTAAAAGAAAACATAACTAAAGTTTTTTGTAACGCTCCGTTTTATACTATATAGTAGTTGAACATTAAAGTGGTAAATATAAATAAAACTATACTTATCGAAATATATAGTGTATAGTTAATCTAACGTAATAAAAGCTCGTGAATTTAATTGTAGTGTATTTTTTTCAGAATATCCTCTTTTTTAATTATGAATTTGTTACAAATATTATGTGCAAAAGCACGTGGAGGTATTCTATTATGAATAACGGTACAGTAAAATGGTTTAATGCAGAAAAAGGTTTTGGTTTCATCGAAAGAGAAAACGGAAGCGATCTTTTCGTTCATTTCTCAGGCATAGCTGCTGAAGGTTACAAATCTTTAGAAGAAGGTCAAAAAGTAGAATTTGACATCACTGAAGGACAACGTGGCGAACAAGCTACTAACGTTGTTACTGTTTAAATCACTATCATAAAAAGCACCAAACTACGCTTTGTAGTTTGGTGCTTTTTTTAATTATAATTCTCTTATAAAAATTATTATTTGTATAGCTGTGTCTACATGAATGTTTTAGTAAGTCCCTCTTATAAAATCTGCTACTTTTTCTTTATAAAAGTTTTCAATCTCTAATTTTTCGCTTTCTGTGAAGGATTTAGTGTCTAATGTAGCTAAGTTCTGTTTCACCTGCTTTATATTTCTAAATCCTGGATTAATGCAAGAGATTTCTTTATAGTCTAAAATCCATTTTAATGCCGCGCTTGCCATAGAAGGACGATCTTCTCCAATCCATTGTAACTGGTTAGCTAGTTCAACACCTTTTTGCAATCCTAACCCTGAGAATGTTTCACCTACATTAAAGGATTCACCATTTTCATTGAATTTACGATGATCATCCTCAGAAAATTTAGTTTCAGATGTAAACTTACCTGTTAATAAACCACTCGCAAGTGGTACTCTCGCAATGATACCTACCCCCTGTTGATAAGCTTTAGGAATTAACTTTTCCAATGGCTTTTGTCGGAACATATTAAAGATAATCTGTAAGCTTGCTACATTAGGATATTCTAAACAAATTAACCCTTCTTCAACTGACTCCACACTGACTCCATAATGTCGTATTAGCCCTTCTTCTGTTAATTGATCTAACACTTTAAAGACACTGCCATCTTTTAAAATGTCAGTAGCAGGACAATGGATTTGAAATAAATCAATTGAATCTCTATTTAATCGTTTTAGACTATCTTCACAGTATGCTTTTACTGTTTCGTAGCTGTAATTTTGTGGATCAGCAATATCTCCTTGCCTACAAAATTTAGTTGCAATATAGATTTCATCTTCTTTGCCTTCAGTAGCCTTAGCTAGTAATGCTTCACTATGTCCATCGCCATATACGTCAGCGGTATCAAAGAAGTTAACGCCTTGATCAATTGCATATGATAAAGCTTTTAAAGCTTCTTCATCATTCGTTTCACCCCATGCGCCTCCAATTGCCCACGTACCAAAACTCACTTCACTAATCATCATGCCAGTATTGCCTAATTCACGATATTTCATAATGTACTCATCCCCTTATGTTATAAAAAATATATATTCTCTTTACCCTTTATTGATAAAATTATAAAGTTTATTTTTAATTTTTATTCCTCAATCAAAATAACTATAATTACGCTTAAAAATAACTTTAAATTTAAATTGTGATATAAGTTCTCATTAATAATGTGTATCTTTTTGCATTTATAAGAAATAGGCGTATGCTTAAGGTGAATAATTACACTTTTACTAATAAGGAACTACAAAAACGAGGAGTGGTCAGTCAAATACTACTAATCACATGACTCTCTTTTCTATAATTGTATTAACAAGCTTCATCAGCCCTTTTCACAGTTCATAATCTTCTAACAGGACATTTGTTTATAAATAATATGTAATACACTTGCGAATATGGATCATGTTGATAGTTATAAATATCAGTTTGAACTGTGTAAAACATTTATAATTACTTAGCCAAGAGGGACTCAAAAAATTGAGGAGTGATTTATTATGCGTAAAGTAGGGAAATTCCTTTCAGCAACTGTCGTAGTATCAACGCTTGTCTTAGGCTCTTCTGCAGCATATCTTACGACTGGTAGCCCAGATGTACAAGCAGCTGAGCAAGTTCAAAAATGGGGTCACGGTGAAGGTGGTGCCAGTGGCGCAAGTAACGAAAGTGGTGCAAATTTAAAAGCTGAAACACCATGGTATAACTATGAAGGCTATACAACATACGACCCTTCATTCACACAAGATTATAACTTCGTACGTGCTTTAAAATATGATAATGTCTCAATCAATGGATATAAAGTAGACACAAACAGTGACGATGATTATGATCATATGAAACAGGTTTATGATACAACTGTAGAGTTTAATAGTGATAATGAAGTGATTCGAATTTCTTTCGCAACTAAACCAGACTCAGTGTCTAAAGCAACATTTAAAAAAGCACATACGTCTAATAAAATAATTGATGAAGGTGTCACTAACGGGGGCGAGCATGGTAATGGCACATTCGTAAAATACGCGACAAATGATGGTTCATACACAGCGTACTTTGACAAAGATAAAAAATTGATGCAAATAAACATTGGATAATAAATTTGAGCAACAAATATAAGTAGTTACCTTAAAAGTGTGGATTTAAGCCTCTATTATCGATATGGATAATAGAGGCTTTAAAATTATAAACAACAGTCTCTTCTTTAATACAAAGAGGAGATTTGTCATTTTTAAGTTTATTTATAAAAATTTTTGTACTTAAACCGGCAAAATGTTCTAATGTATTGTTGTGTTTATTTTTGTTCCTATATAAGGTTTGTCTTGTAATACCGCTACTTTAAATATTATAACAATTAATACACTTTTTATTTTACTACTTTAATTCCATAAGTTTGTCGACATTTACTTTCCCCTTCTGAAAATATTCAAAAATAATAATTGAAAAAGTGAATTTCATATTAGATTGATAACGATATTTTTCATATTATTAGAACTAGTTATTTCATTTATTTTTTACCTATTTACTTATCAAAAAAATATATCTATCATTTAAATTGTATAGTTTTTTAAAATATATTTTATATTCTAGGAGGGCATATGAATAAATCATCAAATCTTATTAGCAGCTATTTTAATTTTTGGAAACGTTGCTTAGATATTAATGGGAGGTCCACTCGTTCTGAATTTTGGCATCCTTTTTGGATTAATTTTTTAATCACTTCTCTTTTGGGAGTTTTTTCTGTAGGTACTTTAAGTAGTATCTTTGGTCTTATAACGCTTATACCATACTTTACTGTCATGACCAGACGTTTACACGATTCAAATCGTTCAATGATTTTTGCGATACTATACTATATTGGCGGGTTTATCACTAAAGCTGCAGCAGTAATATTTGTTTTAGGTATTATATTTGCGACTATTAGTTTTGAAGAATTTGGTCTATTAGGTACTACATTTATTGCTAGCATATTTGGTGTAGTTATTACAGGCGTAGTTTCATTGTATATTTTATATTTATTAATTAAGCCTGGTAATAAAAAAATGAATAGATATGGTTCTGGAGGCAGTTGCAGAACGCTAAGTGACTAGTAGGCGAATAGTGTTTTACAATTTCTAATAGAAGAGGTTTTTCAACATGTTCTGACAATATTAGAATGATGAAAATATCGAGTGAATCTAGGATGTATTAGAAGAAATACATATACATAAAGTAATTAAAGGGGATTTCTATAACTTCATACAAATAGATATTCTAAGAGAAGAGGGTAATAATGGAAACTATAAAACAATATTGGGAAAATTTTAGAGAAAAATATAACTTATCAGATAATCTACCTGAAGCATGGATGTTTGGAGATGGATCAGAAGTAATGGGAAATGAATTAGTAGAATTGGTTATTCGAGGTGTGAAAAGAGCAACTTGTTCAGCTAAATGTCTACATGATATTGAAGGTGAAGATATACCTGCTGAAGGACAATATAACATTGTTTTAAATGGTAAAAATGAACCAGCATGTATTATACAATACACCCAAATTGATATTACGCCAATGAATGAAGTGACTGAAACATTTGCAGCTTTAGAAGGTGAAGGAGATTTAAGTTATCAGTATTGGTATGATGAGCATGAGAGGTTCTTTCGTAAGGAACTCAGTTCATTTAATTTAGATTTTTCAGTTGATATTGATTTAGTTTGTCAGCAGTTTAGAGTAGTAGATGTAAACCAATAACTTAATCCATAATTAAATGTTAAGAAATACATTACATATAACCAAATTATAATTAACTACTCCCTTTTAATCGTTATCATTGATGGGTGGAAGATTATATTAGAAAAGACTCCTTATTCAATAAGGAGTCTTTAAAATGTTTCAAAAGGTCATTTTGTACTAGTAACAAAGGGGTTAAGTATCCTCGTACTTTTCGGTAATTCTCGCTTTAGTTTTTCAATGTTATCAATAAACTAGATTCTAACTTATCTTATTTTTTCCAAAGGATATTCATAATAATCACATAAAATTTCTAAATCTTGTTGTGGTATTCGCTTATGCCCGTTTTCCCAGTTAAAAATTTGATAATTTTGATAGCATTTTCCATATTTTTCATTCAATAAAATCACAAGTTTTGAAATACTTAGTTTTTTCTTTTCACGTAAGTCGGTTAATATCTTCATATTTATTCCTACTTTCATAATATATTTCAGTACAGGAAGTATTTTTTCGAAAGTAACATGATAATATTTTCAATACTAATTTACGTTAATTAACCTCACATCATTAAAATATTTTTTAATAAAAATACACAAAGTCCTTAGTTATAAAATTAACTAATTTTATATAATGATAGTTATCGGAAATATATCAAAATTAAACCTTGTAGCAATAATAGTCGTTTTAAATTTTACGACTAATAGAATTTATCGTGTGTAATTACTGTAGTAAGACGTATATACTATTAACATATAAAGAGGGTGTATATATGAATGAGATAACAATAAAAATTGATGAAATTGAGAAAAAAGAATTAGAAGATAAATTAAAAGCTACACGTTGGCCTCAGAGATTAAGTCGAAATAAGGATGTAGGATTAGAAGTAGAAACAGTAAAAAGAATAGTGGATTTTTGGTTAAATGATTATGATTGGAATGCTTTAGAAAAACACTTGAATCAATTTAGAAATTTTTCAACATATATAAACAAACAAAAAATCCATTTTATTTATGAAAAAGGAAAGGCGAATATCACAATTCCATTGATATTATTACATGGGTGGCCAGATAGCATTTTACGATATACAAAAGTTATAGAAAATTTGAAAGAAGGATTTGAATACAATGGAAAAAATATTTCTTTCGACATTATAATTCCTTCTATACCTGGATTTGGATTTTCTGAATTTAATAAAGGATTAAATAACGAAGAAATTGCTAATATAATGTATTTATTAATGCACAGTGAATTGAATTATGATGAATTTATTGTGTCAGGGGGAGATATTGGATCAGGCATTGCACGCTATATGGCTAAAAAATATCCGAATTCTATTAAAGGTCTTCATTTAACGGATATAGGAATAGTTAAGGACGTATTACAAAAGAATAAGGGCGTAACTGAAGATGAACTTAAATATAAAAAGAGAGCTAGTGAGTTCTTTGATAAAGAAGCTGGATATATGAATATACAGTCAACTAAGCCTCAGACCTTAGCTTATGGACTTAACGATTCTCCTGTTGCCTTAATTTCATGGATAGGTGAGAAGTATTATTCTTGGAGTGGTTATAATTTATTAAGTATGAAAGATATTATTAATAATATTTATCTTTATTGGCACACCAAAAGTATTGGAACTTCAATGAATATATATCTTGAAAATGCAACTAGATTACCGCAACTAGGTGCTATAGATTCTAAAACAGGCGTATCTATTTTCACTGAAGATATAATGATACCGCCTTACTCTTACATCCAAAGTCAATATAATTTAGTCTATTTTAATGAAATTGGACAAGGAGGGCATTTTACCGCTATAGAATCTCCAGATTTATTTACGAATGAAATTATTAATTTTGTTAAACGCATTATCTAAATAATACTGTGATGAAATTATTTTATGATTTTATCTAGTAATACGGTTCCAATCACTGCATTTAGGTAAGCTCTAAATGCACAAAGAGTCCCCTTAGTTAAGGGGACTCTTTGTATCAACTATCTTTTTTAACACTGATAGAAAATTATTTTTCATTTATTAAGAAAACCTGACGGCTTCTAACTTTTTAGTGATATCTTGCATAACATCAGCAAGTGTGATGCTACGCATTTCATTTTCCATACTTTGTTGAATTTTATCTAACTTTGAGTCCATTGCCATATGAATATTACTTCCGATTGGACAGTCTGGACTAGGATTTTCATGGAAATTAAACAAACTATCTTCGTTTACTAATTCCACTGCTTTATAAATATCATAAAATGTAATCTCACAGGGTTTTCTTGAAAGAGTAATACCAGTTTTCCCTTGGCTAATACTGATAATACCAGCTGCTTTAAGATTTCCCATAACATTTCTTACAATAACAGGATTTACACCAATACTTCCAGCCAAAATGTTACTGGTAACTTTTTCACTTTCACCTAAATAATTAACTACCGATAAAAGATGAACCCCTATCGTAAATTTACTTGAAATCTGCATTACAACAACCTCCTTCTTGTAATGTATTCTCTTACAAGAAATCTGTCAATGCAGATTAGTATTGTTATTCGCTAACAACACTAATTCTTTCTTTAATATGACTACCTGACTCAATCTCGTCAATCATTGCAATTGCATAATCTGCGTAAGAAATGACACTCTCACCTTGACTGTTGAGAATCAATTCTTCGCCACCTAGCGTATATTTTCCAGTTCTCTCACCATCTGCTTGGAAATCTCCTGCGGGACTGATATAAGTCCATTTAACATCATCATACTCACGAAGATCATCAAGAGCTTTCTGATGTGCATTAAGTACTTGTATGACTTCATCTGGGAAAGGTGTAACATCTGCAACAGTCTGAGTATGTTCTGCATTAACAAATAAACTTCCCGCTCCACCAACTACTAATAATCTTGTTTCTGATTCTTTCAAAAGTTTAGCTAAATGGTTAGCTGCATCAGGAACAATATTAACCGTTTCCGGAGTCCAACCTCCCACTGCGTCAACAATTACGTCATATTCTTCTATATCTTTCTTTTTAATATCAAAGACATCTTTGATAATTGCATCATTTGCACGTGTTTTGTTTTCCCCTCTAACAATGGCAGTAATATCCATACCGCGATTCAATCCTTCTTCTACAATTAATTGACCTGCTTTACCATTTGCTGCTACAACTGCTATTTTCATTATAATATCCTCCTTTGATAATGCCTTCTCCAAAACTTGTAAATAATTTATTACAAGTTCATCTTAACACCAACCACTAAACTTGTAAACCAACAAGTTACAAGTTTTGAATTAAAAAGACAAACTTAAAATGTGCCTTTGAGGTAATTAATTCTGTTTTATAATAAGGTCTATTCTAATGCTTAAATCAGCTTTTATATCATTATTTTACAAAATGCAATTTAGTATCAATAACAATAGCTTTCTAGATACTCATTTTTTTACTAAGGAAGATACTATAGAGAAAACACTAGAACATAATAGAATATATAAACATGATTTAACTCAAATATTTTATGAAGATGCTTTAAAATCTAATTAGATGCCGACTAAAGATAAATATAAGAATCAAATAAATGATGAGAAGAAGACATATACAAAGAATATAAATAAAATTTATGAGTTTCTAAAAGAAATTTAATTTTTATGTTGGCCAGTTTATCCACTGAAATTATAGTAGCCACGTTATTAGAGTGCATATACTATTGTATGAAGAACAAAGTTCAATTGCACATGTATTACTTTTCTAATTTAATGTATCTTCAAATCTTTCTATTGAATTTTAGATTCTAGAATTAGAGATAATAGTTTTTAATATGAATAATCCTTTTTCCACCTTTTCTATATTTTCTTAAGTAATTAATGAAATTCTAATATATTTTGGATTCTCCAAATTCATTAAACTGAACCTAGAATATTCATATACCTTAACTCCATGTCTATTTGCTATTTCTTCAAAATTCTCAATGTTGTGGGGGATTTCTACCCACTTATAAAAAGAGTGTTGATTTGTATTTTGGTTATCTTCCTGAAAATATTTCTCAAAAATTTTGTTTCTTGTTTTTATAATATTTAATCTTTCTTCAAGAACCTTATTTATTTTTAAATTTATTATCATTTCTATAGATATCTCTACATTTAATGAAGACGTTTTAATATTACTGTTTAAAATTGTATTATTTATACTTTTGGCAAATTTAGGAGAACATGCTAAAAAGCAAACACGTAAGCCTGTATTTAAAATCTTAGATAAGCTAGCTATATACATATTTTTGTGTAGCATATTTTGATATTGCGGGGTAGTTATCTGGAGCGATGAAAGAAAAAATATCGTCTTCTATTAATATTAATCCCTTATCATTAATTACTTTTGCAAGTAACAGCAAAAGGGTCAAAGGTAGATTGTGTTTCAAGAAGCTTTGCACCAAAATTAAATGTAAAAGAAGACCCCGTTTGTGGATCAGGGCATTGTCATATTATTCCATATTGGTCAGATAAATTAAAAAAAGATAATATAGTAGCATACCAAGCTTCCTCACGTGATGGCATAATATATGATACATATAAAAATGAGAAATTATTATTATATGGTAATGTAGCTTTATATTCTATAAGTAATTTATATATATAAGAAAAGCGAGTACAAAATATTGTACTCGCTTTTCTTATTTGGCTTTAATATCAAATTCCATCTCATTTAGCCTTGTTTTAAATATGTTTCACCTTTTATATAGCCCATCTAATTAAAGTGGAAGCATAGGCCAAGCCTCCCCCAAATCCTACCATTAAAATTAAATCACCTTTTTTAAGTTTCTGTTCTTTTACTGCTAAATCTATAGATAGTGGAATAGTTGCAGAAGACGTATTCCCGTAATATTTAAGACTCATCAATGCTTTGTCTCTTTTTATACCTGATCTATCACATATAGATTCAATCATTCTAGCATTGGCACTATGAGGCGCAAACCAAGATAAATCTTCTTTTTTATAGTTAGCTTTATTTAAAGTTGCTTCAATAATTTTTGGTACATTTCCAACAGCCCATTTGTATACGCCTCGACCATTTTGAACAATATAACCCGGATTTTCTAAATCCTCACCAAACATTGTTTCCGATAATTCCGAGCTATATAAGTTATGCCCTTTATCGCCATCTGACCCAGCACTACTGGCTATAAAGCTAGTCTCATCTTCACTATACTCTACTAAAAATGCACCTGCACCATCCCCAAATAAGATACAAGTACCTCGATCGGTGTAATCAGTAATTTTTGATAATGTTTCTGCGCCTATAACTAATACTTTCTTATTTTGTCCAGAAGTAATCAGTCCATTCGCTATATTCAGACCATATGTAAATCCAGCACAAGCAGCATTAATATCAAGGGCTCCTGCATTTTTCAAACCTAATTTAGCTTGTACGTATGATGCAACACTTGGCGTTTTATAATCTGGTGTTAACGTGGCATTGATAATCATATCTACATCATTTATATCTACTTGATACTTTTCTTGTAAATCAAGAACGGCTTTATAACTGATATCACTTGTATACTCATCTTCATTTGCAATTCTTCTTTCTTCAATACCAGTTCTTTGTTGTATCCATTCATCTGAAGTCTCTACAATTTTTTCAAAATCTTGATTATTCATAATTTTTTCTGGTACATATGAACCATGTGCAGTTATTTTGGCTAGCGAATTCATTTTATCAGTCCCCTTAATTAACTTGTTTACCTCATTCAATCATATTCTAGTACGTATATTACGCTTTTTATTTACCTAATTAAATCATAACACCCCGATTACAGTAAGTTGAATAAAAACCCTACTCTTTTTCTTTGTTCCCTTAATATTTTAAATAACTTTGCTACCATTTCATGAGCTTTAACTTGACAATATTAATGTATCTGCTATATTTGTATTTGAATCAGATACAAATACAAATATAGCAGAATAAAAAGGAGTATAAAATGACAACTTCAAAAACAATTATTATAACAGGATCAACAGATGGTATCGGTAAGCATTTAGCAACAAAATTAGCAGGTGAAGGTCATAAAATGATTATCCATGGCCGTAATCATTTAAAATTAAAACAAGCAATTAAAGATATTCAAACTCAGTCAGGCAATGATGATATCCATGCATATCAAGCAGATTTTGCAAAAAAAGAAGACGTTTATCAATTTGCACAAAACATTAAGAATGATTTCGATAAAATTGATGTATTAATTAATAATGCAGGTGCTTATTTTGGTAGTGAACGTGTAGCCACAGAAGATGACGTTGAAATGACTTTTATGTTATCAGTACAAGTCCCTTTCATTCTCACAAACGCATTGATGCCGTTACTTGAAAACGCAGACCAAGGGCGCGTGATTCATACATCCTCTTATATGCATCATTTTGCAAAGGCTTCTAATCTTGACTTTGGGTTAAAACATGACTATTCTGCAGGTAAAGCCTATAATAACTCGAAACTTTATACGATTTGGTTAACACGTTACCAAAATAAAGCATTGCGTCAAAACAACTCTAAAGTAACAATTAATAGTTATCATCCTGGTTTAATTTCAACAAATCTTAATAATAATGATATAAAGAAAAATTTAAAAAGTATGATGTTATCAGGAATAATGAAACCTTTTTCTAAAAATTTAGATGAAGGCATTGAGACAGGCTATTACTTAGCGCTATCACCTAATGTGAATCATGTATCTGGAGAATATTTTGACAATAAAAAAATAAAAAGAGTGAGCAAAAAAGGTTATAATAGTCTGAATGAAACGTTACTAATTAAATATTGTGAGGAAAAAGCATAAATTTAATTAGTATAGAGAGGTAGGTAGCAAATTTATGGACACAAAATTTTCAGTGGCGGTGCACATATTAATTATGTTTTCAGAAGCTAAAAACAACATAACTTCTGAAACGATTGCCCAGAGTGTTAACACAAATGCGAGTTATATTAGAAAGGTGATTGCATTATTAAAAGATGATGCGCTTCTCATCCGTCACCAAGGTAGTTTTAGTTATTCTTTAGGAAAGCCAAATGATGAGATGACCTTGCTTGATATTTACCAAGCTGTTAAACCTCCAAAACTTTTGCATACACATCAAAATTCTAACCCTGATTGTCCAGTCGGC
It encodes the following:
- a CDS encoding NAD(P)-dependent oxidoreductase, producing MKIAVVAANGKAGQLIVEEGLNRGMDITAIVRGENKTRANDAIIKDVFDIKKKDIEEYDVIVDAVGGWTPETVNIVPDAANHLAKLLKESETRLLVVGGAGSLFVNAEHTQTVADVTPFPDEVIQVLNAHQKALDDLREYDDVKWTYISPAGDFQADGERTGKYTLGGEELILNSQGESVISYADYAIAMIDEIESGSHIKERISVVSE
- a CDS encoding aminotransferase class I/II-fold pyridoxal phosphate-dependent enzyme — translated: MLHKNMYIASLSKILNTGLRVCFLACSPKFAKSINNTILNSNIKTSSLNVEISIEMIINLKINKVLEERLNIIKTRNKIFEKYFQEDNQNTNQHSFYKWVEIPHNIENFEEIANRHGVKVYEYSRFSLMNLENPKYIRISLIT
- a CDS encoding PhzF family phenazine biosynthesis protein — encoded protein: MQVTAKGSKVDCVSRSFAPKLNVKEDPVCGSGHCHIIPYWSDKLKKDNIVAYQASSRDGIIYDTYKNEKLLLYGNVALYSISNLYI
- a CDS encoding ketoacyl-ACP synthase III is translated as MNSLAKITAHGSYVPEKIMNNQDFEKIVETSDEWIQQRTGIEERRIANEDEYTSDISYKAVLDLQEKYQVDINDVDMIINATLTPDYKTPSVASYVQAKLGLKNAGALDINAACAGFTYGLNIANGLITSGQNKKVLVIGAETLSKITDYTDRGTCILFGDGAGAFLVEYSEDETSFIASSAGSDGDKGHNLYSSELSETMFGEDLENPGYIVQNGRGVYKWAVGNVPKIIEATLNKANYKKEDLSWFAPHSANARMIESICDRSGIKRDKALMSLKYYGNTSSATIPLSIDLAVKEQKLKKGDLILMVGFGGGLAYASTLIRWAI
- a CDS encoding SDR family NAD(P)-dependent oxidoreductase; translated protein: MTTSKTIIITGSTDGIGKHLATKLAGEGHKMIIHGRNHLKLKQAIKDIQTQSGNDDIHAYQADFAKKEDVYQFAQNIKNDFDKIDVLINNAGAYFGSERVATEDDVEMTFMLSVQVPFILTNALMPLLENADQGRVIHTSSYMHHFAKASNLDFGLKHDYSAGKAYNNSKLYTIWLTRYQNKALRQNNSKVTINSYHPGLISTNLNNNDIKKNLKSMMLSGIMKPFSKNLDEGIETGYYLALSPNVNHVSGEYFDNKKIKRVSKKGYNSLNETLLIKYCEEKA
- a CDS encoding Rrf2 family transcriptional regulator; the encoded protein is MDTKFSVAVHILIMFSEAKNNITSETIAQSVNTNASYIRKVIALLKDDALLIRHQGSFSYSLGKPNDEMTLLDIYQAVKPPKLLHTHQNSNPDCPVGGPINSVLDPIVSHAESQLERDLETQTLFQVIEKIKAQHKNHLTL